In Aerosakkonema funiforme FACHB-1375, the DNA window CGGATTGAAAGTCAAAGTCAAAGGCGAAGTCCGAGATGATGTCATGTCCTTTGCCATGATTGGCCCCATCCTGGAAGTAAAATCCTTTGAGGTCGGTAAGTAATTACAGTTCTACCGTTAGTTATTCTTCTGTAGGGTGGGCAATGCCCACCCTATCACTTTTCATATTATCGTCGATATTCATCTCCGCAATCACCGATTAGCTCATACAAATTCCGCGACTTTTCAGAGATGGAATCAATGCGATCGCCATCTTGCTCGTCTAGTGTAAAACCGAACACCTTCGCATTTTCTTCTATATGTTCGGATATGCTGAGTCTAGCACCGACGATCGCACCACCCACCGCTGGTTTATCCAGAATATAACGCACAGCTACATTGGCAATACTTACGCCATGTTTATCTGCTATTTGCTTGAGTGTATTCAGCAGTTCTTGGAAGAGGTTCCACCCTCCCCAAGCATCGACCATATTTTTGTATTTTCTCAAGCTAACGGTGAAAAGATCTCCCCCTCGCGGTTCGGGACGACCCAAATATTTCTCCGACAACAAACCGCCACAAAGTGTCCCGTAAGCAAACAGCTTAATATCGTGTTGCTGACAGAATTCGATCGTACTTACTTCCGGACGGCGATCGACTAAAGAAAATTGCACCTGATTGGATACAATTTTTATCCCTGCATCGGTGATAATTTTTAAATGCTCGGTATCGAAATTGGTTAAAGCTAGATGTTTAATTTTTCCTTCTGCCTGAAGTTCCGCCATGTATTTTAGGGCATCCAGGTAGTTTTTATCCCTATATTCCCACCAGTGAAACTGTACCATATCCAAACTGGGTACATCCATTCTTTTGAGGGATATATTAATGTTATCTTCGACTACTTTACGAGTCATTTTGCTGGGGCGAGGTACCCATTTGGTGAAAGCTTGGAGATTTGATAAAGCTGCTTGGCCCCGATTAGCAATTAATTGCCGTCTGAACTCGCCAATAAAATCTTCTGCGGGGCCATAATGGTCTGCTAAGTCCCAAGTGGTAAAACCCGCATCCATGTACTCGAACATATGAGAAATAGCGGTTTTTTGGTCAATTTTTCCATGAGCGCCCGATACTTGCCACATACCATTGAGGATACGGCAAATGTTCAGATCGGGGGTAAGTTGCAGTCGGCTTGATGCAGGTAGTTTCATGGCGATCGCTTAGATTTTGAACTTTAGCTGTTGAGGTAATTCATGAATTACCCCAACAGGCATATATATCTTATCTATTTGAGTCCACTTAAGTGGACTTTCGCTATTAGCTGGAAACTTGAGTTCCCAGCGGGATTAAAGCACAGGTGCAAGATGTGACAAAAATCAAAACTGAACCCAAGTGCCGTGGAAACCATAAGGCACGCGAGTAGGAATCGAGATTCTAGCAACAGGTTCGGCGGTTATTTCTTTAGCGCTTACTACGACTAACTCCGAACTCTCTTTGTCATCGTCGTAAACAAATGTGACCAACCAGCCGTCATCTTCATCAGTAGCATCTGGTTGAGGAACAAATACTGCCTCGCCTCCATAACGTCCTTTCCCAAATTCGTGAATTTGGGAAGTACCGCTAACAAAGTCGTACTTGATGAAGCCATCAAATAAAGGTAATGAAGTTGGGGCCGATCGCGCTGTATAACCGTAACGAGTTGGTCGTCCTACCAGTTGTTCGTTTACACGCGGAAATTCCGAGGGTATATCATCAATTTGTTCTTGTTTCATCGCACCAGTGCGGAGATTAAATCGCCAGCGGTGCAGCAGGGGAATATCGCTTTGGCTATTTTGAGATGTTGGCGAGGCATCAAGCACGCTGGTGCTTTCCATCCGGCAAGCTATGAGTATGACTTCATCTCCTTCTTCATAGGCGTTGAGAGTGTGAAATATATAACAAGCTGGTGCTTCAAACCAGCGAATGTTGCTGTTATCTCCGTGACGGGGAACGATGCCAAAGCGACTGGGTATGTCCGATTCAAACATAAATGCCGGTTCGCCTCTCTTCATCCGTTCGGTTCGGAATGTCAGGGGCAAATCCATAAATATGGTGTAGTTTTCCGTGATGGCAAAGTCGTGCATCATCACGCCAACTGGTAAGTCAATTGGAACTGTTCGCAGCAACTTTCCTTCGGGAGAAACTACACTGTATTGCAGATAAGGCGGTTGCGCTACTCCGTAGCCAAAAAACATCATTTCGCCAGTTACGGCATCGACTTTGGGATGGGCGGTGAAAGCACTTTTTAGCTGGTTTTCATAAGTGTAGGAACCGACTGTTTCCAGTGAGGGTACTTTGATTTCGTGGGGTTCTCCGCCTTCCCAAAGTGCTAGCAGACGTCGATCGTGCCATACTAAGGCTGTGTTAGCTGTGTTCTTATATGGGCCATAAGGATTATTTTCCTGAATTGGTTCAAATATGCCTGTCCAAATGGCTTTATCGGCGTCGTGTTCGATTTGCCATCCTCGCGTTCGCACGTAACGGTTGCGATAGGTTGCCCTGCCGTTGCTAATTTGTACGCTGTGTAACATTCCGTCGCCGTCGAACCAATGGTAACGACCTTTTGGGCGAAACTGGGGATTTGGGCCGTTACGAACAAACATCCCATTGAGGTTGGGTGGTAGTTCGCCTGTTACCGGGAGGTCTTGAGCTGTAATTTCCTCTGGGACTGGGGCAAAGTTACCTTCTAGATAGGGATTGACTGCTGTTGTTGTCATAACTCTGAATTTGCTTAATCGCTGGCTTTCCCTATTTTTACAAATTGTTACATAAGTAGCGATCACTTCAGCGCAAGACCTTCTAGAATATCGATTCATTAATCCCAAAAACTGGGTTTCTATAGGCCAAAGCAATGAAATATGGCTGTTTGCAAAACAAGAAACCTGGTTTCTCTGGGACGACAACGCCAAATCTAATAGAGCTATATGCACATACTGCTAAATAGTCATCTATCAAGAGTTATAGATTTTTGTTGAAGTTGAGTTATTAAGACGATCGCCGTAAACCTTCAACTGACAAAGTTTCCTGCTTAAATTAATCAAAATTTATATGTATACAGGATGCGATCGCCACATCTTCAGGCAGTGTATGTAACCGAATTGGTATAATTGATAACTTCCTATTCCCTTGCCGCCCACACCTGACTATTTTCATAATGAAAGCGATACCCAGGGAGATATTTAGATGAGAATTCTGCTAGTAGAAGACGATGAGACAGTCGCAGGGCTTGTTTGTGACTTCCTTAGCAAACAACATTATGTCGTCGATATTGCTGAAGATGGAGAAGCTGGTTGGGAATTAATAGAAGCCTATACTTACGACTTGATTCTCCTCGATGTCATGCTTCCTAAAATGGATGGTATGACTTTGTGCCGTCGAATACGATCTGGTGGGTATCGGATGCCCGTACTCCTCCTCACTGCTCGTCAAACTAGCATAGATAAAGTTACGGGTTTAGATGTGGGAGCCGATGATTATGTAGTCAAACCTTTTGATTTAAAAGAATTAGGCGCTCGCATTCGCGCCTTGCTGCGACGGGGAAATTCTGCTTTGGCTCCCGTTTTGCAATGGGGAAAGTTACACCTTGACCCCAGTACCTGTGAAGTCACTTATGAAAATAAAATAGTTCCTTTAAGCCCTAAAGAATATTCTTTATTAGAGCTTTTTTTACGCAACAGTCGTCGTATATATAGTCGCAGAGCAATTTTAGATCACCTTTGGTCTTGGGAAGATGCTCCGGGAGAAGATACAGTCAAAGCGCATATTAAAGGCTTGCGGCAAAAATTTAAATCCGTAGGCGCACCTGTGGATTTGATAGAGACAGTTTACGGCATGGGTTATCGTCTCAAACCACTATCTAACGAACAGGAGGAAGAGAATCTGCCTTTGATTGTAGCTGCGGGTTTGCCCGATCGATTAACATCCTGGTTACAGGAGCGATTGGCTTTACCAATTGAAAGAACTGATAGTAGTGAAGAAATGCTGGATGAACTAGAGCGAGGAAACTGGTCTTTACTGTTACTGGATGCGAGCGCGATCGATTCTACTGTAGCGAGAGTCTTAGAACAAGCTTATTCCCGACTCAAGGAAGCAAAACAATCAATTATTTATTGCTTCGATCCGAATTTAGCGACTAATTTACCAAGAAAACTAATCGGTCAAATTTTACTTCACCCTTTGGACTGGGAAGAATTAGCTAGGATCGCCGCAGACACTTTGGGATTGACTTTAACTCCCGCTAAGCAATTGTCTACTTCAGATTTAACATTGCATATCGAAACAGAAAAAAGCCAATTAAAAATATCAAATGTGTCATCAAAAATTATTTATAAAAAACATGAAGAAAGCAGCGTTGGTGAAGATAAATCTGAAGTTAGCAAATCGGAAAAAATTACTGTTAAGACTGAAAATACAACAATTAACGATGACCGCTCGCCAATAAATGATAGCGCATCTATTGATAAACTAGCACGGATAGAATCGCTACAATCAGCAGTGGGAGGACTTTGGGAAAAGTTCAAAGACAAAATTATTAATCGTATTGCGGTTATCGAACAAACAAGTGAAGCTTTACTGGCAGGAACGCTTAACGATCGATTAAGAGAACAAGCAATACGCGAAGCTCACAAATTAGCTGGGTCTTTAGGTACATTTGGTTTTGTTAAAGGCTCTTCAATAGCGCGGGAAATAGAGGAATTATTACAAGTACAACAAGAGGAAACAAATTCTCAGACCAGTAATGCGGGCGGAGATCGACCCGTACAAAACACAACACTATCTACAGCCTCTTCTGGTTCGTGGAGTGGCTTAAAAATATCGCCAGCCCACGAACTAAATATAATGCGCCTTTTTCAATTGGTGACAGCGTTGCGGCGGGAACTGGAAGCAGCTTCAGATACAAATACTACCGATACTTTTCCTTATGCTCGGTGGCAGAGTTTATTAACTAATAATAAACCTAGACTATTAATAATAGAACCAGAGCGAGAGTTGGCCGAA includes these proteins:
- a CDS encoding aldo/keto reductase; its protein translation is MKLPASSRLQLTPDLNICRILNGMWQVSGAHGKIDQKTAISHMFEYMDAGFTTWDLADHYGPAEDFIGEFRRQLIANRGQAALSNLQAFTKWVPRPSKMTRKVVEDNINISLKRMDVPSLDMVQFHWWEYRDKNYLDALKYMAELQAEGKIKHLALTNFDTEHLKIITDAGIKIVSNQVQFSLVDRRPEVSTIEFCQQHDIKLFAYGTLCGGLLSEKYLGRPEPRGGDLFTVSLRKYKNMVDAWGGWNLFQELLNTLKQIADKHGVSIANVAVRYILDKPAVGGAIVGARLSISEHIEENAKVFGFTLDEQDGDRIDSISEKSRNLYELIGDCGDEYRR
- a CDS encoding carotenoid oxygenase family protein: MTTTAVNPYLEGNFAPVPEEITAQDLPVTGELPPNLNGMFVRNGPNPQFRPKGRYHWFDGDGMLHSVQISNGRATYRNRYVRTRGWQIEHDADKAIWTGIFEPIQENNPYGPYKNTANTALVWHDRRLLALWEGGEPHEIKVPSLETVGSYTYENQLKSAFTAHPKVDAVTGEMMFFGYGVAQPPYLQYSVVSPEGKLLRTVPIDLPVGVMMHDFAITENYTIFMDLPLTFRTERMKRGEPAFMFESDIPSRFGIVPRHGDNSNIRWFEAPACYIFHTLNAYEEGDEVILIACRMESTSVLDASPTSQNSQSDIPLLHRWRFNLRTGAMKQEQIDDIPSEFPRVNEQLVGRPTRYGYTARSAPTSLPLFDGFIKYDFVSGTSQIHEFGKGRYGGEAVFVPQPDATDEDDGWLVTFVYDDDKESSELVVVSAKEITAEPVARISIPTRVPYGFHGTWVQF
- a CDS encoding response regulator, which encodes MRILLVEDDETVAGLVCDFLSKQHYVVDIAEDGEAGWELIEAYTYDLILLDVMLPKMDGMTLCRRIRSGGYRMPVLLLTARQTSIDKVTGLDVGADDYVVKPFDLKELGARIRALLRRGNSALAPVLQWGKLHLDPSTCEVTYENKIVPLSPKEYSLLELFLRNSRRIYSRRAILDHLWSWEDAPGEDTVKAHIKGLRQKFKSVGAPVDLIETVYGMGYRLKPLSNEQEEENLPLIVAAGLPDRLTSWLQERLALPIERTDSSEEMLDELERGNWSLLLLDASAIDSTVARVLEQAYSRLKEAKQSIIYCFDPNLATNLPRKLIGQILLHPLDWEELARIAADTLGLTLTPAKQLSTSDLTLHIETEKSQLKISNVSSKIIYKKHEESSVGEDKSEVSKSEKITVKTENTTINDDRSPINDSASIDKLARIESLQSAVGGLWEKFKDKIINRIAVIEQTSEALLAGTLNDRLREQAIREAHKLAGSLGTFGFVKGSSIAREIEELLQVQQEETNSQTSNAGGDRPVQNTTLSTASSGSWSGLKISPAHELNIMRLFQLVTALRRELEAASDTNTTDTFPYARWQSLLTNNKPRLLIIEPERELAEQLVREAVTWGMQAESISDLLAAKVTIENTNPDLVLLDLYFGDSTENGLRLLKELSAQNPPVPVIILTSHDTFSDRVEVARMGGCAFLRKPIEPAGVMEAVSQVLQKERSNEFKVMAVDDDPQILSTLETILQPWGIKPISLDDSRRLWEVLEATAPDLLILDIDMPHVNGIEICKVIRNDPKWNYLPVLFLSSHTDAETIKRVFGVGADDYLYKPIIGSELIARIFNRIHRVRVLRSISETDILTGVLNRRKLMQDVQRFLGMCKRYGQTLSFAILNFDYFQEFNEQYGHAAGDMMLQRFGKLLLESFRSEDVVGRWADGKFAIGMYALNKESAAKRLSDLIACFQQSELDRPEARKLQIHFSVGVAQYPDDGSDLQSLYHNAGKALDLAKAMEGDRITCYDLPKNGV